A single Klebsiella variicola DNA region contains:
- the bglG gene encoding transcriptional antiterminator BglG — protein MQIAKVLNNNVVVVLDEHRREQVVMGRGLAFQKRPGDVLDDSKIEKVFALQSDELVGRLGELLSQIPLEVMTTCDRIIDLARGRLGKLQESLYITLTDHCHFAIERQKKGIALRNVLLWEIKRLYPKEFALGQEARAIIAKRLGVELAEDEAGFIALHLVTAQLNSEMPEVMHVTRVMQEILQLVKYQLQLNYDEESLSYQRFVTHLKFFAQRMLTRTVVEDDDVSLHSAVKDNYAKAWKCAETVATHLQKQYQRSLTTEEIMFLAIHIERVRKEGR, from the coding sequence AGCACCGGCGCGAACAGGTGGTGATGGGGCGAGGGCTGGCCTTTCAGAAACGCCCGGGCGACGTGCTGGACGACAGTAAAATTGAAAAAGTCTTCGCCTTACAGAGCGATGAACTGGTAGGCCGCTTAGGTGAGTTACTCAGTCAGATACCGTTAGAAGTGATGACCACCTGCGATCGCATTATCGACCTGGCACGCGGGCGGCTGGGCAAGCTACAGGAAAGTTTGTACATCACATTAACGGATCACTGTCATTTTGCTATCGAGCGGCAGAAAAAGGGCATCGCACTGCGTAACGTGCTGCTGTGGGAGATTAAGCGGCTGTATCCGAAGGAGTTCGCGCTGGGTCAGGAGGCAAGGGCCATTATTGCCAAAAGGCTTGGTGTGGAGCTGGCGGAGGATGAAGCCGGATTTATCGCCCTGCATCTGGTGACGGCGCAGCTCAACAGCGAAATGCCGGAGGTCATGCACGTGACCCGGGTGATGCAGGAGATCCTGCAGCTGGTGAAGTATCAGCTGCAGCTTAACTATGACGAAGAGTCATTGAGCTATCAGCGCTTTGTCACTCATCTCAAGTTCTTCGCCCAGCGGATGCTGACGCGCACGGTGGTGGAAGATGACGACGTCTCGCTGCACAGCGCGGTGAAAGATAACTACGCTAAAGCGTGGAAATGTGCGGAAACGGTGGCGACGCATCTGCAAAAGCAGTATCAGCGGTCGCTGACCACCGAAGAGATTATGTTTCTTGCCATTCATATCGAACGGGTAAGAAAAGAGGGGCGTTAA